The sequence below is a genomic window from Methylocystis sp. IM3.
GGTCTTCGACATTTCCAAGGTCGGCAAGGTCGCGGGCTGCCGCGTCACCGACGGCACGGTCGAGCGCGGCGCCAACGTCCGCCTCATCCGGGACAATGTCGTGGTGCACGAGGGCAAGCTCTCGACGCTCAAGCGCTTCAAGGACGAGGTCAAGGAGGTCGTCGCGGGCCAGGAGTGCGGCATGGCCTTCGAGAACTACCAGGACATGCGTGCGGGCGACGTCATCGAATGCTATCGCGTCGAGGAGATCAAGCGGACGCTTTGAGCCGCTTCACGCGCGTCATGGCCGGTCATTGCCGGCCATGAACGCCGGAAGAGGCGGCTGAAGGCGCGCCTCTCCTCTGGAGTTTCAACCCATAGAAACGTGGTCGCCCGCGTCGTGCGCGGGCGCGACGTGTTGGCGGAAGCGTAGTCATCTCATGTCCCGATCCCACCATCCGGCCGGCGCCGCGCCGTCGCAGCGCATGTTGCGCGTGGGCGAGCTCATTCGCCACGCCGTCGCGCAGCTCCTGTCGCGGGGCGACGTGAGCGACCCCGTGCTCGAAAAGCACGTCGTCACCGTGTCGCGCGTGAAAATGAGCCCGGACCTCAAGCTTGCGACGATCTATGTGATGCCGCTCGGCGGCAAGGACGAGCCGGAAGTGATCGCCGCGCTCGACCGCCACAAGAAATTCCTGCGCGGAGAGATCGCGCATGAGGTGAATTTGAAGTTCGCGCCGGACGTCCGGTTTCGCATCGACGACAGCTTCGACACGGTCTCTCGCATCGACGCGATCCTCGCTTCCGAGCGCGTGAAGCGCGATCTCGAAGCTGCCGATGACGACGACGCGACAGACAACGCCTGAGAGAAGATGAGCCAAAAGAGATCCAATCGCGCCGTCGTCGACGGCTGGGTGGTGCTGGACAAGCCCGTGGGACTGACTTCCACCCAGGCGGTGTCGCGCCTCAAGCGCATCTACAACGCCCAGAAGGCGGGCCACGCCGGCACGCTCGATCCGCTGGCCTCGGGCATTCTGCCGGTCGCCTTCGGCGAGGCGACGAAGACCGTCCCCTTCGTGCAGGACGGCGAGAAAGCCTATCGTTTCACCGTGCGCTGGGGCGTCGAGACCAATACGGACGATTCCGACGGCGAGATCACGCGCACGAGCGAGACGCGCCCGGAGCGCGCCGATATCGAGCGCCTGCTGCCGCAGTTCACCGGCGACATCCTCCAGACGCCGCCGCAGTTTTCGGCCATCAAGATCGCCGGCGAACGCGCCTATGACCTCGCCCGCGGCGGCGAACAGGTCGAACTCAAGGCCCGGCCCGTGACCATTCACGCGCTGACGATCGAGTCTTTCTCCCCGGAGGAGACGGTCCTGTTCATGGAGTGCGGCAAGGGCGCCTATGTGCGCGCCATCGCCCGCGATCTCGGGCGGCTCATGGGCTGTTACGGCCATGTCACGGCGCTGCGCCGCACCCGGGTCGGTCCGTTCCTCGAAGAGGATTCCTTCACCCTGGACGAGATCGAGGCTCAGGGCATGGCGGCCGATGCGCTGCTCTCCGTCGAGGCGGGCCTTTCCGAACTGCCCTGCGTCGTCGTCGATCGCGACACGGCCGCCCGGCTGCGGCGCGGCGGCTCGGTCATTCTGCGCGGCCGCGATGCGCCACATGGTGGCGTCGTTTACGCGGCCTGCGGCGGCGCGCCCGTGGCGTTCGGCGAAGTGGTCGAGGGCGCGCTGGTTCCCTCGCGCGTCTTCAATCTGCCGTTCTGATCGCGCGGCTCACGCGCCGCGCAGCAGGGCTTCGATGTCGGTCTCGGCGAGGGTCGGGCGCCAGTCGGCGCAGCGGCCCGCCAGCGCGAAATGATGCGCCCCTCGCCGCCAATGCGCCAGGCGCCAGGCGCCTGCGGCGGTTTCATCGCGCATGGACACCCCCGGCGGGTCGAGCGAGATGACGAAACTGTCGAGCGGGCGGCGCAGCCCCTCGCCGGTCGCCTTCACCACCGCCTCTTTCATCGTCCATATGGCGAAGAACGCGTCGCGCCGCGCCTCGTCCTCGAGCGCGCGCAGAAGCGCGGCCTCCTCGGGCGCAAAGAAACGCTCGGCCAGTTTCAGGCTTTCGGCGCGCCGATTGGCGGGCTCCACATCGACGCCGATTTCGACGCCCTCGGCGAGCGCGACGGCGACCATGCCCCGCGTGTGGGTCATGCTGAAGCGCAGGTCGCAGGGGGGATCGAGGAGGTAGGGCTTGCCGAGCGGCGCCGCCGCGAAGCGCCAGTCCTGCGGCGCCCCGCCCGCCCGGCGGGAGAGATCCGCGCGCAGCAGCGCGTGGGCGGCGACATAGGCCTGACGGTCCTCCTCGAAGGCGAACCGCGCGGCGCGCGCCCGCTCGTCGTTGTCTAGCAGCGCGGCGAGCCGCAGCCATTGCCCGGGGGCGACGCTCCGCACATCGAGCGCATGAACCGCGACTTCCACGGCCTTCCAGGCTTCCCGAAGCGTCAGGACACGCCGAGCTTCTTTTGCAGATTGGTCGACGACGTCGTGTATTGGAACAGAAGCTTCTTCTCGGGATAGATGTAGCGATGCGCCTTCTGCGCCGCGAGCGCGCCCTCGTGGAACCCGGAGAGAATGAGCTTCAGCTTGCCCGGATAGTAATTGATGTCGCCGACGGCGAAGATGCCAGGATGGCTCGTCTCGAACTTCTCGGTGTCGACGGGGATGAGGTTCTCGTTGAGCTGGAGGCCCCATTCGGCCACGGGGCCGAGCTTCATGGTCAGGCCGAAGAAGGGCATCATGCGATGGCAGGAGAGCTGCTCCTCCGCGCCGTCATTTCCCTTCAGCGTCACGCGGGCAAGCTGGCCATCCGCGCCCTCGACGGCCGTGATCTGGCCGAGCCTGAAGGAGATCTTGCCCGCCTTCACCAGTTCCTGCATCGCAGAGACGGAGTGCGGCGCGGCGCGGAAGGCGTCGCGGCGGTGAACGAGGGTGACGCTGCGGGCGACCGGCTGGAGGTTGAGCGTCCAGTCGAGCGCGGAGTCGCCGCCGCCGACGATGACCACGTCCCTGTCGCGGAAATCCTCCATGCGGCGCACCGCGTAGAAAACAGACTTCCCTTCGTACTGCTCGATCGTCGGGATCGGCGGCTTCTTGGGCTGGAAGGAGCCGCCGCCGGCCGCGATGATCACCACCTTGGCGATGAAGACCTTGCCCGCGTCGGTCGTCAGGCGAAAGGAGGGCTTCTCGGGCGTGCCGAGCGGGGTGAGCGTCTCGACCATTTCGTTGAAATGGAAGGTCGGGCCGAAGGGCTCGATCTGCTTGAGCAGATTGTCCGTCAGCTCCTGGCCGGTGACGATCGGCAGGCCCGGAATGTCGTAGATCGGCTTCTCGGGGTAGAGCTCGGAGCACTGGCCGCCCGCGCGCGGCAGAATGTCGATGACATGAGACTTGATGTCCAGAAGGCCCAGTTCGAACACCGCGAAGAGGCCGGCCGGCCCGGCGCCGACGATGACGACATCGGTTTCGATCGCAGGCGGGTTGAGCTGGTTCATGTCCTAAATCCTCAATGTCTTGCTTGCGGCGCGTCCGCCCGACTCGAGGCGCGGAGCCGCTGCGGCGCTCCGGCGCGCCCCGGACGGTCGAAATGGGCCGGACCGAGAAAACGGGGAGGATCGTCGGACGCGGCCAACCGGCCGGCGGATAGGCTCATCCGCCGCCGCTCTCTTTCGTCTATAGCATTCGTCTGGCGATGCAACACCAAACCCACCGCGGCGGGGCCGCCGCCTGCGGCCTCAGCCCTGCTGGGCCGGCGTGACGACGACGAGACCGTCGAGCTCCGGACGCACGGTGATCTGGCAGCAGAGGCGGGAATTCGGCTTCACGTCGAAGGCGAAGTCCAGCATGTCCTCCTCCATCTGCGAGGGCTTGCCGGTCTTCTCGACCCATTTCTCGTCCACATAGACGTGGCAGGTGGCGCAGGCGCAGGCGCCGCCGCATTCCGCCGCGATTTCCGGAATGTCGTTCCGCCGGGCGGTCTCCATCACCGTGGAGCCGACCTCGCCCTCGACGGTGCGGTCCTGGCCGGTCGAGTCGACGAAGGTGATCTTGACCTTGGTCGGCGCGCCGCCGCCGGGTTCGGCGCCATAGCGGGTGGCGGTGTCGTCGAAGCTCATCTTCACCATGACGCGCGTCTCTTCCCTCGATTGCCGGCGGCGCTGGCGCCGCTGATGCCGCAGCCGCTCAAGTCCGGCCCGGCCGAAACTTGTGTACGTGTCGGGCTCGATTAGCACCCGGCCGGGCGCCGCGCTAGCCCCCTTTCGCCCGCGTGGCGCGCATCCCGCGAGACGCGCAGGTTCAACGGCCGGAGGTCTGCGCCGCCGGCTGCTGTGAGGGGCCCCAGATGAACTGGGACGGGTCGCGCTCTATGGACTTGATCGCCTGGTCGAGCGAATCCACCGCCCGCCGCGCGTCGATCGCCAGTTGCTCATACTGGCGCAGGCCGGCCGCCGAGAAATGCTTGAGATTGGCCGAGGCGCCGGCAATGTTGCCCGTAATGGCCTTGATCTGCTTGGGATCGATCGCCTTGATCGTCTGCTCCCCGGCGGCGAGCACCTTGTCGAGCCGGGCCGCGACGGGCTTCAGCGCATGAGCGGTCTCCGCCGCGTCCTTGATGAAGGACGAAATCTGCGTGGAATTGTCGGCGAGCGTCTTGGTGAAGGTCTCGGCGTTCTTCAGCGCGCCCCTGATCGAATCCTTGTTGTCGTCGAGCATCCGGTCGATCTTCGTCAGGACCTCCGCCGCCTTGGTGGAGAGATCGTTGACATTGCCGAGCAGGTTCTGGATTTCCGAGCGTTCCGCCTGGATTTGCGGATAGCGCTGGCCTTTCTGCGCGACGAGATCGGGCGCCTTTTCGGTTCCGCCGACGAGGAGCACGTCGGAGACGCCGGTGAAGCCCCGCGTCTCGAGCTTGGCGCGGGTATTGGTCTTGACCGGCGTCAGTTCGTTGATCTTCACGAGCACGTCGACCTTGCTCGGATCCGTCGCTGAGATCGCCAGATGCGTCACCTCGCCGACCTTCACGCCATTGAAGAGGACCGAGGAGCCCCGTGAGAGGCCCGAAACCGATCCGGTGAAGACGATCTGATAGATGTCCTGCTTCCCGCTCTGGCCGGAGCCCGAGAACCAGTAGACGAAGCCGAAGGCGGCGAAAATCACTGTCAGCGTGAAGGCGCCGATCAGCGCGTAGTTGGCGCGGGTTTCCATCCGTCTCCCTCTTAGCCGGAAATCGCGCCGGCAAGCCTGCCGCCGCGAACCCCGTGGAAATAGGCCCTCAGCCAGGGATGATCGGACTCGAGCAGCGTCTCGAGCGGCCCGTCGGCGATCACCCGGCCATCGCCCAGCGCGGCGACGCGGTCGCAGATCGAATACAGGCTGTCGAGGTCGTGCGTCACCATGAACACGGTCAGGCCGAGGGTCTCCTGAAGCGTCGCGATCAGATCGTCGAATTCCGCCGCCCCGATGGGGTCGAGGCCCGAGGTCGGCTCGTCCAGGAAGACCAGTTCGGGATCGAGGGCCAGCGCCCGCGCGAGCGCCGCGCGCTTGACCATGCCGCCCGACAATTCCGACGGAAATTTGTCGGCGGCGTCCGGCTTCAGGCCGACGAGGGCGATCTTGAGCATGGCGAGTTCGTCCATCAACCGCTGCGAAAGATCGCGCGTCTCCCGCATGGGCATCTGGATGTTCTGCTTTACGGTGAGGCCGGAGAAGAGCGCGCCGTTCTGAAACAGCACGCCCCATCGCTGTTCGAGCGCCTGCCGCTCGGCGGCCGACAGCGCGTCGCGATCCTTGCCGAATATGCGGATTTCGCCCGCCCGCTTGGGCACGAGCCCCAGAATGGCGCGGGTGAGCACCGATTTGCCCTGCCCGGAGCCGCCGACGAAGCCGAGCACCTCCCCGCGATAGACGTCGAGATCGAGCCCGTTCATCACGAGCTTGTCGCCAAAGCCCACGACGAGGCGGCGCACGCTGATGATCGGCTCGCCGGGCCCCGTTTCTTGGCTCGTTCCCTGTTCCAGGGCTGTCATCTATGCGCCCCTCAGTAGTCGACCGCCGCGAAAAACACGGCGAAGAGCCCGTCGAGCAGGATGACCATGAAGATCGACTTCACGACAGACGAAGTGACCTGGCGTCCAAGCGACTCGGCCGAGCCCTCGGTCGAGAGCCCGTCCATGGCGGCGATGAGGCCGATCACCAGCGCCATGAAGGGCGCCTTGATGAGTCCGACCATGAAGGTGTGAAAGGCGATCGCGTCTTTCAGCAGGGAGACGAAGGCCACCGGGCTGATGCCGCCATAGCTCCAGGAGACGAGCATGCCGCCGAACAGCGCCGCCATGTCGGCGATGAAGGTGAGCAGCGGCAGCGAGCAGACGAGCGCGAGCACGCGCGGCGCGATCAGCACCTCGATCGGCGAGAGACCCATCACCCGCAGCGCGTCGATCTCCTCGCGCATCTTCATCGAGCCGATTTCGGCGGTGATGGCCGAGCCCGAGCGGCCGGCGATCATGATCGAGGTGAGCAGCACGCCCATCTCGCGCAGCACGAGAATGCCGATGAGGCTGACCGTGTAGCTCGACGCGCCGAATTTCAGGAGCTGGAAGATGCCCTGCTGCGCCACGATGCCGCCAACGAGGAGATTGATCAGGATGATGATCGGCGCGCTGCGCAGGCCGATCAGCTCCATATGCGCGACGAGCGAGGTGACGCGGAAACGCCTCGGATTTAGAGCGACATAGGCCATGGCCGCCATGAATTCCCCGAGAAAGGCCATGCCCCGATGGAATTCCGAAAAACCCTGAACGACCGAAAGCCCGAGGTCGGCCAGCAGGGAGACGATCGCGGACGGGCGGCGGCGCGCCGGCGGGCCGAAATCGCGCCAGGCCGCCTGTTCCAGCATGACGCCGTGCCGGGGCCGCACATGTTCGAGCGCCACGCCGACATTTTCCTGCGTGAGCCGGCGCCGCGCCCGATTGATCAGCCAGGCGCCGGCGGTGTCGAGCCGCGAGACGCCGGACAGATCGAGCGTGACGAAGTTGACGCTCTGGCCCAGATCGATCACGTCCTGCGCCTTTTGTTCGAGGCGACGCGCGGCGGCGAGCGTCCAGTCGCCGGACAGGGCCAGACGCGCGCCGCCCTCGCGGGGCGCAACGTCTGGCGGCGTCGGAGCGGCGTCGAGAGCCATCGGACCTCGTTTTTGGAGAAAGCCGGGTTCGGCCAAGCCTTTCAACAGGTCTTAGCTTCGCGGCTCCCCATCGACAAGCGCGCTCGTGGCAAAAGCGTGATAAATCGTGGCTGAAGAACGCGGAGCGATACATTTGCGCATCGAGCTTGTCCTGGCCGTCGAGGCTTTTCCCATCGCCGGGCGATTCGTCATCTCCCGCGGCGCCAAGACCGAAGCGCGGGTCGTCGTCGCCGCGCTTCGGGCCGGCGACGCTGTCGGACGCGGCGAATGCGTGCCTTACGCCCGCTACGGCGAGAGCGTCGAAAGCGTCGTGGCGCAGATCGAAAGCGTTCGCAGCGAGATCGAATCGGGCGCGGGGCGGATGGCGCTCCAGCGCCTGCTGCCTCCGGGCGCGGCGCGCAACGCGCTCGACTGCGCCCTGTGGGATCTCGAAGCCAAGACGAGCGGGCGGCGCGCCTATCTCACGGCGGGTTTTGCGCGCCTCGTTCCGCTGACGACCGCCTATACGCTGTCGGTGGGGACGCCCGAGGAGATGCGCGCCGCCGCGATGAAGGCCGCCGACCGGCCGCTTCTGAAAGTGAAGCTCGCCGGCGAGGGCGACGACGCCCGCCTCGCCGCCGTGCGGGAGGGGGCGCCCCATGCGCGGCTGATCGTCGACGCCAACGAGGCCTGGCGCGAAGAGACGCTCCCCGGCCAGCTCGACGCCTGCGCCCGCTACGGCGTCGCGCTCGTCGAACAGCCCCTGCCCGCCGGCCGGGACGAGATGCTGGCGCGAATCGCCCGCCCGATCCCGATCTGCGCCGACGAAAGCGTCCATGACGCCCAGTCGCTCGAGCCGCTGCGCGGCCGCTACGATGCGGTCAACATCAAGCTCGACAAGGCCGGAGGGCTGACCGAGGCGCTCGCCATGGCGCGCGCGGCGCAGGCCATGGGCTTCGAGATCATGGCCGGCTGCATGGTCGGCACCTCTCTCGCCATGGCGCCCGCGGCGCTCATCGGCCAGATGGCGGCTTTCGTGGACCTCGACGGCCCGCTGCTGCTCGAGAAGGACCGCGAGCCCGGCCTCGTCTATGAGGGCTCGACCCTGACGCCGCCGCCTCCCGCGCTCTGGGGCTGACCGCCTCAGGCTCGATCACATGCCCTGGATGACCGGTTCGCCGGCTTCGAGCCAGGCCAGGATGCCGCCGCCGAAATGGGTGTCGGCGTCGCGCCGCCCGGCGAGCCGCGCCTGCTCCATGGCCGTCACCGACCGGCGCCCCGAACGGCAATAGATCACCACCTTCCGCCCCTCTGCCGCGACCGGCAGCTTCGCGGGATCGAACTGCGACAGCGGGTTGAACAGCGCCCCCGCGATATGGCCGGCCGCATATTCTTCCGCCTCCCGCACGTCGACGAGAAGGATGGAGCCGTTCGCGAGCCCCGCCTTGAGGGCGTCGAGGCCGATGTCGTTGAAGGCGGAGGCGTCCATGGGCTGATCACTCCAAGGGTTTTTTCGGTCAGCCATTTCATTCGCACGCGCGCGCCAGTTCCGTCCAGAGCGGCGCGCGCCAGTCCCGCCCAGAGCGGCTCGCGCCATGTCTCGGAGCGGGAGGAAACCGCGCATTTACGTTTGGCCGCGACAGTGAGCGCGCTCATGCCGAGCTGAAGGCTTCTAGAATGCAGTTACGCCATCTCGCCAGTCGCAGTCCGCAAGGGGCGCCCGCGGCGCCGGAGGCGCGACCCGCGGGGACGGCTCTTCCCGCGCCCGACCCGAGCCTCATCCTCCCGTCCATCGGCGAGCTGGTCTATCTCTGGGACATCGCCGCCGACCGGCTGAGCTGGGGGCCGAACCGCCTGGAGACGCTGGGGCCCATCGGGACCGCCGACATGGACCGCGGCGCCGCCTATGGCGCGCTCGTCGCCCGCGAGAGCGCGACCTCGCGCGAGGACGCCGTCATGCGCTCGACCGAGAAGGACGAGGGCGCCGGCGTCGCCTATCAGATCGTCTATGGCCTCAAGGCGCCGCGCGAGGAGGGGCCGGCGCCCGTCGTCTGGGTCGAGGACACAGGCCGCTGGTTCGCCGGGGCCGACGGCAGGCCCGCCCATGCCCATGGCGTGCTGCGGATCGTCACCCAGCGCCATGAAGCGGAGCGCAGGCTGGCGCTCGGCGCGCAGATCGATCCGCTCACCGGCGCGCTCCAGCGCGCCCAGTTCGCCGACCGTCTGACCGGCGCCCTCCAGCGCGTCGAGCCCAACCGCAAGCCGTTCGTCGTGCTGCTCGCGGCGCTCGACAATCTCTTCGCCATCAACCGCACCTATGGCTATCAGGCGGGCGACGAGGTGATCGCCGGGCTGGCGCGGCGCCTGCGTGAAAACGTCCGCGCCACCGATGTGGTCGGCCGCCACGCGGCCAACAAGCTGGCGCTGCTGCTCGAGGACTGCGACACGGAGGAGGCGCATTCGGCCGCCCATCGCCTCATCGACGTGGTGAAGGATGCGCTCTTCGAGACCTCGGCCGGACCGATCCCCGCGACCATCCGGATCGGCGGGGTCGTCGGGCCGCGGGAGGGGCGCAGTCCCGAGGCGCTGTTTCGCCGCGCCGAAGAGGCGCTCGACCTCGCGCGTCAGGGGGCCGACAGCCGCTACGTCGCCTACACCGCCTCTCTCGCCCGCAAGGACGCGCGGCTGAGGGCGCTTCGCGTCGCCGACAATATCGTGTCCGCGCTGAGCGACAGGCGCGTCGAGCTCGCCTTTCAGCCGATCGTCGACGCGGCCTCGGGCGAGGTCGCCTTTCACGAGGCGCTGTTGCGCCTACGCCTGCCCGACGGCGTCGCGATCTCGCCCGCGACCCTGTTGCCGGTCGCCGAAAGGCCGGCCTCGCGCCGCTCCTCGACCAGCGGGTGCTGGAGCTGGCGCTCGACCGGCTCGCGGCCGACCCCGATCTGCGGGTCTCCGTCAACTGCTCGATCAATACAGTGCTCGATCCGGAGTGGCCCGAGCGTCTGGCCCAGGCGGCCGCCGCCAACCCCGGCCTGAAAGGCCGCCTCATCATCGAGATCACCGAGACGGCGATGATCGAGGATTTCGAAACCACGCGGGCGCGCATCGCGGCCTGCAAGAGCATTGGCGTGAGGGTCGCGATGGACGATTTCGGCGCCGGCCACACCTCTTTCCGCAATCTGCGCGATCTCGCCTTCGAGATGGTCAAGATCGACGGCGCCTTCATCCGCAATATCGCGACCTCGGCGGACGACCGTTTCTTCGTAAAGACGCTGATCGACCTCGCCAGGCACCTGTCGCTGAAGGTCGTCGCGGAATGGGTGGAGGACGACGCCACGGCGCGCATCCTGCGCGACTGGGGCGTCGACTATTTCCAGGGCGCGCTCTACGGCTGGGCCGAGGCGGCGCCGGCGGGGATCAGCCGTCAGGGCGCCGCCCCGGCGACGCCCTGACCCGAGGCCCCGACCCGCGGGCGGTCAGCCCGTATTGCGCAGGCCCGCCGAGACGCCGTTGATGGACATGAGAATGCCCTCGCGAATCTCGGCGTCGGTCATGCCGGCGCGGTGGCGGCGGATGAGTTCGGCCTGAATGTAGTTGAGCGGCGCAATATAGGGGAAGCGGTGCCTGATCGAGCGCGCCAGCGTCGGATTGTCGGCGAGCCGCTCCCTGGTGCCGAGTATCTTCTCCAGCGCCGCGACCGAGCGCGCGTGCTCGGCCTCGATCATGGCGAAGATGCGCTCGGCCAGCGCGCGATCCTCGACGAGATCGGCGTAGCGCCGGGCAATTTCGAGGTCCGTCTTCGACAGGATCATGTCGATGTTGGAAAGAAGCGAGCGAAAGAACGGCCATTCGCGCGCCATGCGGCGGAGCAGATCGAGCCGCGGCTTTTCATCCGCCGAGAGATAGCCGGCGATGGCCGAGCCGAAGCCGAACCAGCCCGGCAGCGCCACGCGCGCCTGCGCCCAGGAGAAGCTCCAGGGAATCGCGCGCAGATCCTCGATCTTGCGCGAGGGTTTGCGCGACGCGGGCCGCGAGCCGATGTTGAGCGAGGCGATTTCGGCGATCGGCGTCGAGGCGAAGTAATAATCGACGAAGCCCTCGGTCTCGTAGACGAGTCCGCGATAGGCCGCCATGCCGGCGCGCGACAGCTCGTCGGCGATCTCCAGAAACTCCGGCGGCGGCGCCTTGTGCTGAGACAGGAGCGTCGCCTCCAGCGTCGCGGCGACCAGCAGCTCGAGATTGACGTGGCCGATCTGCGGATTGGCGTATTTCGCCGCGATCACTTCGCCCTGCTCGGTCAGTCTGATCTGCCCGTTCACCGTGCCGGGCGGCTGGGCGAGAATGGCGTCGTAGCTCGGGCCGCCGCCGCGCCCGACCGTGCCGCCGCGGCCATGGAAGAGCCGCATGGCGATATTGGGCATGGAGGCGAAGAAGTCGGCGAGCGCCGTCGAGGCGCGGTAGAGCTCCCAGATGCTCGTGAGAATGCCGCCGTCCTTGTTGCTGTCCGAATAGCCCAGCATGATGTCCTGCTGCGCGCCGGAATTGACGACGAGCCGCTGAATGCCGGGCAAGGCGTAGAAGGCGCGCATGATCGGCGCGGCGTTGCGCAGGTCGCCGATGGTCTCGAAGAGCGGCACGATGATGAGATCGGCGGCCACGGCCTCCGCGTCGCGCGGATCGAGCGTGCCGCGCATCAGGCCGCATTCCTTCTGCAGCAGCAGCACTTCGAGAAGATCGCTCACCGTCTCCGTATGGCTGACGATGTAATGGCGGATCGCTTCGTCGCCATAGAGGCGGCGCATCTCCACGGCGCGCTCGAAGATCGCGAGCTCGCTCATCGTGCGGTCGCTGTAGACCTTCTCCGGCAGGCGCACGGGACGCGGATCGGAGAGGAGCCGCATGAGCAATTGCTGCTTCTCGACTTCGGCGAGCGCCGCGTAATCCTCGGCGACGCGGGCGGCGGCGAGGAGCTCGGAGATCGTCTCCTCGTGGCGATCCGAACTCTGGCGCAGATCGAGTGTGGCGAGATGGAAGCCGAAGACCTCCACCGCGCGAATGAGCGGCTCGAGACGCTGCGAGGCGATGACGTCGCTGTGATGGATGCGCAGCGATTCGTCGATCGTGACGAGATCGGCGAGCAGCGCCCAGGAATTGGCGTAAGGCGCGCCCGGCGCGACGGCGTGGCGCATCGCCTGCCCGCTGGTGAGCTTTTCCAGCGTGCCGGCGAGGCGCGAATAGACGCCGATCAGCGCGCGCCGATAGGGCTCGTTGTCGCGGTGCGGATTGTCGTCGCCCGAACGCTGGGCGAGCTCCTCCAGCGCCCGCGTGGCGCCGCCATAACGCCGCGAGATCGAGAGCTCCGCGCCGAGTTCGTGCACCTCGACGAGATAATGGCGCAGCGCCGTCTCGCACTGCATGCGCAGCGCCGTCGCAAGCGAGTCGGCCGTCACGTTCGGATTGCCGTCGCGGTCGCCGCCGACCCAGGCGCCCATGCGCAGGAAGGGCGGCACGCGCAGGCCGTCGAGCTTCGCCTCGATCTCGCCGTAGAGCTTCGGAATCTCGCGCAGGAAGGTCGAGCGGTAATAGCTCAGCGAGTTTTCGATCTCGTCGCGCACGGTGAGCCGCGACTCGCGCAAAAGCTCGGTCTGCCACAATTGCATGACGCGGGCGCGCAGCTGAGCTTCGTTCTGGGCGCGCTCGGCCTTGCTCTTCATGTGCTCGCGCTGGGCGAGCAAGGTGAAGATGGCGCGCTCGGTGTCGAGCAGGCTCTTGCGGCGCACTTCCGTCGGATGGGCGGTCAAGACGGGGGAAATCCAGCCGCGCGACAGGGCGGCCGCGATCTTGCCGGGGCCGATGGCCGCCTTGCGAAGATGCGAGAAGGAGCGCGTGAGGCTCGGCTCGTCGAGAACCCCGCCCGCCGCGAGCGCCCGCGCCCGTTCCTTCAGCGGATGCAGATCCTCGGCGATGTTCGCCAGATGCGAGAAATAGCTGAAGGCGCGGATCACCGCCGTCGCCTCCTTGGCGGTGAGCGAGCGTAATAGCGCGTCGAGCTTGACCGCGGCGTCCTGATCCTTGTTGCGGCTCGCCGCCACGGAGAGGCGGCGGATCGTCTCGATGCGCTCGAAGGCCTCATCGCCTTCCTGCTCGCGCACGGCGTCGCCGAGCAGGCGG
It includes:
- a CDS encoding MlaD family protein — encoded protein: METRANYALIGAFTLTVIFAAFGFVYWFSGSGQSGKQDIYQIVFTGSVSGLSRGSSVLFNGVKVGEVTHLAISATDPSKVDVLVKINELTPVKTNTRAKLETRGFTGVSDVLLVGGTEKAPDLVAQKGQRYPQIQAERSEIQNLLGNVNDLSTKAAEVLTKIDRMLDDNKDSIRGALKNAETFTKTLADNSTQISSFIKDAAETAHALKPVAARLDKVLAAGEQTIKAIDPKQIKAITGNIAGASANLKHFSAAGLRQYEQLAIDARRAVDSLDQAIKSIERDPSQFIWGPSQQPAAQTSGR
- a CDS encoding NAD(P)/FAD-dependent oxidoreductase, with protein sequence MNQLNPPAIETDVVIVGAGPAGLFAVFELGLLDIKSHVIDILPRAGGQCSELYPEKPIYDIPGLPIVTGQELTDNLLKQIEPFGPTFHFNEMVETLTPLGTPEKPSFRLTTDAGKVFIAKVVIIAAGGGSFQPKKPPIPTIEQYEGKSVFYAVRRMEDFRDRDVVIVGGGDSALDWTLNLQPVARSVTLVHRRDAFRAAPHSVSAMQELVKAGKISFRLGQITAVEGADGQLARVTLKGNDGAEEQLSCHRMMPFFGLTMKLGPVAEWGLQLNENLIPVDTEKFETSHPGIFAVGDINYYPGKLKLILSGFHEGALAAQKAHRYIYPEKKLLFQYTTSSTNLQKKLGVS
- a CDS encoding 4'-phosphopantetheinyl transferase family protein, with amino-acid sequence MEVAVHALDVRSVAPGQWLRLAALLDNDERARAARFAFEEDRQAYVAAHALLRADLSRRAGGAPQDWRFAAAPLGKPYLLDPPCDLRFSMTHTRGMVAVALAEGVEIGVDVEPANRRAESLKLAERFFAPEEAALLRALEDEARRDAFFAIWTMKEAVVKATGEGLRRPLDSFVISLDPPGVSMRDETAAGAWRLAHWRRGAHHFALAGRCADWRPTLAETDIEALLRGA
- a CDS encoding 2Fe-2S iron-sulfur cluster-binding protein, whose product is MVKMSFDDTATRYGAEPGGGAPTKVKITFVDSTGQDRTVEGEVGSTVMETARRNDIPEIAAECGGACACATCHVYVDEKWVEKTGKPSQMEEDMLDFAFDVKPNSRLCCQITVRPELDGLVVVTPAQQG
- a CDS encoding ABC transporter ATP-binding protein: MTALEQGTSQETGPGEPIISVRRLVVGFGDKLVMNGLDLDVYRGEVLGFVGGSGQGKSVLTRAILGLVPKRAGEIRIFGKDRDALSAAERQALEQRWGVLFQNGALFSGLTVKQNIQMPMRETRDLSQRLMDELAMLKIALVGLKPDAADKFPSELSGGMVKRAALARALALDPELVFLDEPTSGLDPIGAAEFDDLIATLQETLGLTVFMVTHDLDSLYSICDRVAALGDGRVIADGPLETLLESDHPWLRAYFHGVRGGRLAGAISG
- a CDS encoding ABC transporter permease, which codes for MALDAAPTPPDVAPREGGARLALSGDWTLAAARRLEQKAQDVIDLGQSVNFVTLDLSGVSRLDTAGAWLINRARRRLTQENVGVALEHVRPRHGVMLEQAAWRDFGPPARRRPSAIVSLLADLGLSVVQGFSEFHRGMAFLGEFMAAMAYVALNPRRFRVTSLVAHMELIGLRSAPIIILINLLVGGIVAQQGIFQLLKFGASSYTVSLIGILVLREMGVLLTSIMIAGRSGSAITAEIGSMKMREEIDALRVMGLSPIEVLIAPRVLALVCSLPLLTFIADMAALFGGMLVSWSYGGISPVAFVSLLKDAIAFHTFMVGLIKAPFMALVIGLIAAMDGLSTEGSAESLGRQVTSSVVKSIFMVILLDGLFAVFFAAVDY
- the rbfA gene encoding 30S ribosome-binding factor RbfA, with product MSRSHHPAGAAPSQRMLRVGELIRHAVAQLLSRGDVSDPVLEKHVVTVSRVKMSPDLKLATIYVMPLGGKDEPEVIAALDRHKKFLRGEIAHEVNLKFAPDVRFRIDDSFDTVSRIDAILASERVKRDLEAADDDDATDNA
- the truB gene encoding tRNA pseudouridine(55) synthase TruB; the protein is MSQKRSNRAVVDGWVVLDKPVGLTSTQAVSRLKRIYNAQKAGHAGTLDPLASGILPVAFGEATKTVPFVQDGEKAYRFTVRWGVETNTDDSDGEITRTSETRPERADIERLLPQFTGDILQTPPQFSAIKIAGERAYDLARGGEQVELKARPVTIHALTIESFSPEETVLFMECGKGAYVRAIARDLGRLMGCYGHVTALRRTRVGPFLEEDSFTLDEIEAQGMAADALLSVEAGLSELPCVVVDRDTAARLRRGGSVILRGRDAPHGGVVYAACGGAPVAFGEVVEGALVPSRVFNLPF